The proteins below are encoded in one region of Apium graveolens cultivar Ventura chromosome 4, ASM990537v1, whole genome shotgun sequence:
- the LOC141719389 gene encoding uncharacterized protein LOC141719389, with translation MQNNDKILRRGQDESRVRENIQNQNGNMPPPQPQGEGRRDPPPHPGRLLNHLEGGRVTATAQTPSPFATVVREAQLPAGYRNTTNDLRFHGNSDPVEFLGRFNIKMDVYQVPDLARCRLLTATFREGAQQWFQKLGPCVITSGEQMKTLFLTQFQAAVKYTPHVTTLANVKQKEGESLTSYFKRFNAESTLVRGATDEILKILLIAGLRVGNDFWKHLQGKDPVSLADVLAQGRSKRRDRSLSPDYRRNARSPNRVNTVSSQREWSPPLNYERRVSNYTLLTASIDHIFEVNKDKGIFKKPDRLTSWQSRDKKKYCDYHESTGHDTHECRHLRDEIEEFIKAGYLEEWINKVKRRRGLDDKGKDERQPPRAEDVEKTAEVKFQRAGSIRAIFGGHPFVGDSNRALEKNTREARHPPLTNIHGLEDRPPKVFKGESADITFKEKESRWVHHPHNDALVITMLIGAMNVHRVFLDNGSSTNILYYSTYKKLGFPDSDMYFEDAHVYGFTGEAVRVMGSVRLPVTLGEGALSVTQIIDFKVLYQDSAHNVLVGRPWL, from the exons ATGCAGAACAATGATAAAATTCTACGACGCGGTCAAGATGAATCTCGCGTACGGGAAAATATTCAGAACCAAAATGGTAACATGCCACCGccgcagcctcagggcgaggggcggcGAGATCCTCCGCCGCACCCGGGG aggttgctcaaccatcttgagggagGAAGAGTAACAGCGACTGCGCAAACTCCTTCTCCTTTTGCTACTGTCGTGAGGGAGGCGCAATTGCCCGCAGGATacaggaacacaaccaatgacttgcGTTTCCATGGGAACTCTGATCCTGTGGAATTCCTGGGGCGTTTTAACATTAAAATGGAcgtatatcaagtacctgatttggctcGATGCCGTCTCCTGACAGCCACTTTCAGAGAAGGCGCTCAGcagtggttccaaaaacttggtccaTGTGTGATTACATCCGgggaacagatgaaaactttgttttTGACACAATTCCAAGCCGCGGTGAAGTACACACCACATGTTACCACGCTGGCTAATGTGAAACAAAAAGAAGGGGAAAGTTTGACTTCGTATTTCAAGAGGTTTAATGCAGAATCCACTTTGGTGAGGGGTGCAACTGATGAAATACTGAAAATACTGCTTATAGCTGGGTTGCGTGTGGGGAATGATTTTTGGAAGCACTTGCAAGGGAAGGACCCAGTGTCACTAGCTGATGTGCTTGCACAG gggcgaTCCAAGAGAAGGGACAGATCCTTGAGTCCAGATTATCGGCGAAATGCCAGAAGCCCTAACAGGGTGAACACTGTGAGCTCGCAGAGAGAATGGAGCCCACCGTTGAACTACGAGAGAAGGGTAAGCAATTATACACTATTGACAgcgtccattgatcatatcttcgagGTAAATAAGGATAAAGGGATCTTCAAGAAGCCCGaccgtctaacttcatggcagagTAGAGACAAAAAGAAGTATTGTGACTACCATGAGTCTACTGGCCATGACACCCATGAGTGTCGTCACCTGCGGGATGAGATTGAGGAATTTATCAAGGCCGGATACCTAGAAGAATGGATTAACAAGGTGAAGCGACGCAGGGGACTTGATGACAAGGGTAAGGATGAAAGACAGCCCCCGCGGGCGGAGGATGTTGAAAAAACAGCAGAGGTCAAGTTTCAGAGGGCTGGCAGTATCCGagcaatttttggaggacaccctttCGTTGGTGATAGTAATCGAGCACTTGAGAAAAACACGAGAGAAGCGCGACATCCACCGCTCACCAACATCCACGGCTTGGAAGATAGACCCCCGAAGGTCTTTAAGGGAGAGTCCGCTGATATTACGTTCAAGGAAAAAGAATCTAGGTGGGTGCATCATCCTCACAACGATGCGCTGGTGATTACCATGCTTATTGGGGCAATGAACGTACATCGAGTCTTCTTGGATAATGGGAGTTCTACAAACATCTTGTACTACAGCACCTACAAAAAGCTGGGTTTCCCAGATAGCGACATGTATTTCGAAGATGCGCACGTCTATGGCTTTACTGGGGAAGCAGTGAGAGTTATGGGTTCGGTCAGGCTTCCCGTCACGCTCGGGGAAGGAGCTTTGTCGGTTACTCAAATAATAGATTTCAAGGTGCTATATCAGGATTCCGCGCACAATGTGCTGGTCGGCAGACCCTGGTTGTGA